In a genomic window of Weissella tructae:
- a CDS encoding helix-turn-helix domain-containing protein, with amino-acid sequence MRYFRLQSQLRKKELAALLNVDTSTISNYERGRRRPNFDTLIQLSDIFDVTIDELLR; translated from the coding sequence ATGCGCTATTTCCGGCTACAATCACAATTACGAAAGAAAGAGTTAGCTGCGTTGTTGAATGTTGATACGTCGACGATTTCCAACTATGAACGCGGGCGACGCCGACCTAACTTTGACACCCTCATCCAACTGTCTGATATATTTGATGTCACCATAGATGAATTATTACGCTAA
- a CDS encoding FAD/NAD(P)-binding protein has product MQIALIGAGPRNLILTERLITYANQSIMPVTITLFDPFPIGGRVWSPEQNPTFIANTIASHATLFSDDTIPSVYGGLRGPNWFDWLQTDAKAFIQDQNYTHAASFLETIDTITPNTYPARALFGAYSAWAFQQIKAHAKTHVNVEHRRISVSALNTTNTVFELTLDNGELFSADKVVLTPGQLPNAPTAEEINFATAAETNQLIYLPVGHPGEAALEELPAKAPVIMRGLGLSFFDYMAALTIGRGGKFIRQESGALTYEASGQEPHIIAGSRRGQLAHARGVNQKTAHVSYEPKIFTTARLTETVPASFDTFFRLIKAEMQLVYYTNLLREQPDIYSGNHANFLQTLIDSPDVEQAVKDFDFPVEYRYDWDHVFPHTTSSDALQMSQLLQLDIMDAKQGNAFGPYSASYEVVKDLRALIRKYLANGIFDGTNYEAFLTEFGPFNNTVAVGPPLERIEQLDALIQAEVMTITGPELKVSVQDNQYLAQDSTGEHWQAQALVEARLPTTNLNKVIDPLMSQLRETHAVQEYTMSREDGSTYQIPATDVNIQTLQVQTPTGQLDNFFIWGLPTEGKRWFTTFLPRPDDGDLNMRDAETIAQTMFQNS; this is encoded by the coding sequence ATGCAGATTGCACTTATTGGCGCCGGACCGCGCAATCTGATTCTTACCGAGCGTTTGATTACTTATGCAAATCAATCAATTATGCCAGTAACCATCACCTTGTTCGATCCATTTCCAATTGGAGGCCGCGTTTGGTCCCCTGAACAAAACCCAACATTCATCGCAAATACCATTGCGTCCCACGCAACTTTATTTTCAGATGATACAATTCCATCAGTATATGGTGGCCTACGTGGACCTAATTGGTTTGACTGGCTACAAACTGATGCAAAGGCGTTTATTCAAGACCAAAACTATACACACGCCGCATCCTTTTTGGAAACAATCGATACAATTACACCCAACACTTACCCTGCACGCGCATTATTTGGTGCGTACAGTGCCTGGGCTTTTCAACAAATCAAAGCTCATGCAAAGACACATGTTAACGTGGAACACCGTCGTATTTCGGTTTCCGCTCTAAACACAACAAACACTGTCTTTGAATTGACATTAGATAATGGCGAACTGTTTTCTGCCGACAAAGTTGTGTTAACGCCTGGCCAATTACCTAATGCGCCAACAGCCGAAGAAATCAATTTCGCAACAGCAGCTGAAACCAATCAACTAATTTACCTACCAGTTGGTCATCCTGGCGAAGCCGCATTAGAAGAGTTACCAGCTAAAGCCCCCGTTATCATGCGTGGTCTTGGTTTGAGTTTCTTCGACTATATGGCTGCCTTAACAATTGGTCGTGGCGGTAAATTCATTCGTCAAGAATCTGGGGCATTAACTTACGAAGCTTCTGGACAAGAACCTCATATTATTGCTGGTTCTCGTCGTGGCCAATTGGCGCATGCACGTGGTGTAAACCAAAAAACAGCCCACGTTAGTTATGAACCAAAGATTTTTACCACTGCACGTCTAACAGAAACCGTACCTGCATCATTCGATACTTTTTTCCGCTTAATTAAAGCCGAAATGCAATTAGTCTATTACACTAACCTATTACGTGAACAACCTGATATTTATTCCGGTAATCATGCCAATTTCTTACAAACACTAATTGATAGCCCTGATGTAGAACAAGCGGTCAAAGATTTCGATTTCCCGGTAGAATATCGCTATGATTGGGACCATGTATTCCCACATACAACTTCATCTGACGCACTGCAGATGTCACAACTACTTCAGTTAGACATCATGGATGCGAAGCAAGGAAATGCCTTTGGCCCTTATTCTGCATCGTATGAAGTTGTCAAAGACCTTCGTGCATTGATCCGTAAGTATCTAGCTAATGGTATTTTTGATGGGACAAATTACGAAGCATTTCTAACCGAATTTGGACCCTTCAATAATACCGTTGCAGTTGGTCCGCCGCTTGAACGTATTGAACAATTAGACGCTTTAATTCAGGCTGAAGTTATGACGATTACCGGTCCAGAGTTAAAAGTTTCAGTTCAAGACAATCAATACCTGGCACAAGATAGTACTGGCGAACATTGGCAAGCACAAGCTTTGGTAGAGGCTCGCTTACCCACAACGAATCTCAATAAAGTCATTGATCCATTAATGTCTCAATTACGTGAAACACATGCCGTTCAAGAATATACTATGTCTCGTGAAGATGGCTCAACTTACCAAATTCCGGCCACAGATGTAAATATTCAAACGCTTCAAGTCCAAACACCAACTGGACAATTGGATAATTTCTTTATTTGGGGATTACCAACTGAAGGAAAGCGTTGGTTTACTACCTTCTTACCCCGACCAGATGATGGCGATTTAAATATGCGTGATGCTGAAACGATTGCACAAACCATGTTTCAAAATAGCTAA
- the treR gene encoding trehalose operon repressor, translating into MDKYQNIYRDMLDDIKSGKYTSGEFLPSDTKLVMKYNVSRETVRKAMVNLAHDGYVQRLKGKGTIVLDRQRVAIPMSQLKSYREVMVEGNITSTNDVLFLEENHEVPENLRIESAIDSDLMSTKLIRRRNVGGEATVIDYDYINQAVVDHLPREAAAESIFNYFEHDLGLQIDYAIKHMTIEPANQQDHKGLGVAIGSPVVVIRSETHLTDNRLLSFTESRHRADRFSNVEFSRRRN; encoded by the coding sequence ATGGATAAATATCAAAACATTTATCGCGATATGTTAGATGATATTAAAAGCGGAAAGTATACGTCGGGGGAGTTTTTACCTAGCGATACGAAGTTAGTTATGAAATACAATGTTTCACGTGAAACGGTTCGGAAAGCTATGGTGAACTTAGCTCACGATGGTTATGTCCAACGTTTGAAAGGTAAAGGAACAATTGTTTTAGACCGACAACGTGTAGCCATTCCCATGTCTCAATTAAAGAGTTATCGAGAAGTTATGGTAGAAGGAAACATCACGTCTACAAATGATGTTTTGTTTTTAGAAGAAAATCACGAAGTACCAGAAAATCTGAGAATTGAATCAGCAATTGATTCAGACCTTATGAGTACCAAGTTAATTCGTCGCCGTAATGTTGGCGGTGAAGCGACAGTTATTGATTATGACTACATCAATCAAGCTGTTGTAGATCATTTACCACGCGAAGCCGCTGCTGAGTCAATTTTCAATTATTTTGAACATGACTTAGGGCTCCAAATAGATTACGCGATTAAGCACATGACCATTGAACCAGCCAATCAACAAGATCATAAAGGTCTAGGAGTGGCAATTGGTTCACCTGTGGTTGTGATACGAAGTGAAACACATTTGACGGATAACCGCTTACTGTCGTTCACTGAGTCAAGACATCGCGCAGACCGTTTTAGTAACGTAGAATTTTCACGTCGTCGCAATTAA
- a CDS encoding PTS sugar transporter subunit IIA, producing MFGFGKKKDVVVDDKLYAPVNGTVIDLTVVPDPVFSGKLMGDGFAIEPTSARVVSPVSGEVTMVQGHALGFKRADGLEILMHMGIDTVSLDGAPFEMMVKEGDVVEAGEAVANVDWDQITAAGLPTTTMIVITNTADKLAALNVTTGDVTAGAIVGEATAN from the coding sequence ATGTTTGGATTTGGGAAAAAGAAAGATGTTGTTGTGGATGATAAGTTATACGCACCAGTAAATGGAACCGTGATTGATTTGACGGTTGTACCAGATCCTGTTTTTTCAGGAAAGTTAATGGGTGATGGTTTTGCGATTGAACCAACTAGTGCCCGAGTGGTTTCACCAGTATCTGGTGAAGTCACAATGGTACAAGGACACGCACTTGGATTTAAGCGAGCAGACGGATTAGAAATCTTGATGCATATGGGAATTGATACTGTGAGTTTGGATGGTGCACCTTTTGAAATGATGGTCAAAGAAGGTGATGTTGTTGAAGCTGGAGAAGCCGTAGCAAATGTAGATTGGGATCAAATTACAGCAGCGGGATTACCAACAACAACGATGATTGTTATTACAAATACTGCAGACAAGTTAGCGGCACTAAATGTAACAACGGGTGACGTTACTGCAGGTGCGATTGTTGGGGAAGCAACTGCCAATTAG
- a CDS encoding PTS transporter subunit EIIC — protein sequence MAKKDYSALVAEIIENVGGKDNVDNAIHCVTRLRFYLKDPSKAQTEKIEALDGVAGAVYNEQLGQYQVVIGQAVADVYEELAEQLGLSPDEEPEKTGDKKPHSIGGMFQALVGTITGSMIPIIGLLAAGGMINGLLTLMSEPTLLNWIDSGSDTYVILSSMAMAPFYFLPVLVGFSAAKQLKSDPYVVAAIGGFMIHPAVQALTTPHIAGDTIVKPEILGTLFGVPLNATYMGLSINIPNYAYTIFPIIFAAWLARPVGNFFKNHLPLALRPILQPMFTLFIVGSIVLIGVGPVISIVSSGIAALITGLINLNLAIASFIIGGLYQVLVIFGLHWMVIPILTQQIAETGQSNINMIVSFTMLAQGAGALAVFFKAKNAALKALAGSGALSAFAGVTEPAMYGVNLKYGRVFITSSIGAAFGAGLAGLLDLHMYGFSGSLIGFPNFASPADNPNNFMVFWLATAVTMIISFTLTYFFGFKNDGVVKEDVAKKNVFKDAVEK from the coding sequence ATGGCAAAGAAAGATTACTCTGCATTAGTAGCAGAAATTATTGAAAACGTTGGTGGAAAAGACAACGTTGATAATGCGATTCATTGTGTAACACGTTTACGTTTTTATTTGAAGGATCCATCAAAGGCGCAAACAGAAAAGATTGAAGCACTTGATGGTGTAGCCGGGGCAGTTTATAACGAACAACTTGGTCAATACCAAGTTGTTATCGGACAAGCTGTAGCGGATGTGTATGAAGAATTGGCAGAACAATTAGGTTTGTCACCAGATGAAGAACCTGAAAAGACAGGCGACAAGAAGCCACATTCAATTGGTGGTATGTTCCAAGCTTTGGTTGGAACGATTACGGGATCAATGATTCCAATTATCGGATTGTTGGCTGCTGGTGGTATGATCAACGGACTTTTGACATTGATGTCAGAACCAACTTTGTTAAATTGGATTGATTCAGGGTCAGATACGTACGTTATCTTGTCTTCAATGGCGATGGCACCGTTCTACTTCTTGCCTGTGTTAGTTGGTTTCTCAGCCGCTAAGCAATTGAAGTCTGATCCATATGTTGTGGCCGCGATTGGTGGATTTATGATTCACCCAGCGGTCCAGGCATTAACGACACCACATATTGCTGGAGACACAATTGTAAAACCCGAAATCTTAGGGACTTTGTTCGGTGTTCCGCTAAATGCCACATATATGGGATTGTCAATTAACATTCCGAACTACGCTTACACAATTTTCCCAATCATCTTTGCGGCCTGGTTGGCTCGCCCAGTAGGGAATTTCTTTAAGAACCACTTGCCACTTGCTTTGCGTCCAATTCTACAACCAATGTTCACATTGTTCATTGTTGGATCAATCGTTTTGATTGGTGTTGGACCCGTTATTTCTATCGTTTCATCTGGAATCGCTGCATTGATTACAGGGTTGATTAACTTGAACTTGGCAATTGCAAGTTTCATTATTGGTGGACTTTACCAAGTTTTGGTTATCTTCGGTTTGCACTGGATGGTTATTCCAATTTTGACACAACAAATTGCCGAAACTGGGCAATCAAACATTAACATGATTGTTTCATTTACTATGTTGGCGCAAGGTGCCGGAGCATTGGCTGTCTTCTTTAAGGCTAAGAATGCTGCACTTAAGGCATTAGCTGGTTCAGGTGCTTTGTCTGCATTTGCTGGTGTTACCGAACCTGCAATGTACGGAGTTAACTTGAAGTACGGTCGTGTATTTATCACATCATCTATTGGGGCCGCCTTTGGGGCAGGGCTAGCTGGTTTGCTAGACCTACACATGTACGGTTTCTCAGGATCATTGATTGGATTCCCTAACTTTGCTTCACCTGCGGACAATCCAAACAACTTTATGGTCTTCTGGCTAGCAACTGCAGTAACAATGATCATTTCATTTACATTGACTTACTTCTTTGGATTTAAGAATGACGGTGTTGTGAAGGAAGATGTGGCTAAGAAGAACGTCTTCAAGGATGCAGTTGAAAAGTAA
- a CDS encoding NAD(P)H-hydrate epimerase — MVEAITAQEMQLLERYTIDEIGVSPLVLMERTAMSVIEVLGAGDFDLSNVLVLCGLGNNGGDGIAIARLLIQKGINVDLLILGDEKRASPRTLNQLNIARNYGIEVKQRASDFRSYTAIVDALFGIGLSKPVPAKLGDVIKRINSANVPVVSVDTPSGLDATTGEILGSSIRAAATVTFGYAKTGLLKNEGLKRAGNIYVKDIGVYKYPDFDAEQASAE; from the coding sequence GGTCGAAGCAATCACAGCACAAGAGATGCAACTATTAGAACGTTACACAATCGATGAAATTGGGGTCTCACCATTAGTCTTAATGGAACGTACCGCTATGTCAGTCATCGAAGTCTTAGGTGCGGGTGATTTTGACCTGAGCAATGTCCTTGTTCTATGTGGACTAGGAAATAACGGTGGCGATGGAATTGCCATTGCACGTCTTCTAATTCAAAAAGGCATTAATGTTGATTTGTTAATCCTTGGTGACGAAAAGCGTGCTTCACCACGTACACTAAATCAACTAAACATCGCACGTAACTATGGTATTGAAGTAAAGCAACGCGCTAGCGACTTCCGTAGCTACACAGCCATCGTAGACGCCTTGTTTGGAATTGGCTTGTCAAAGCCTGTTCCTGCAAAGCTAGGTGATGTGATCAAGCGTATTAACTCAGCTAACGTACCAGTTGTCTCTGTTGATACACCATCAGGATTAGATGCCACAACTGGAGAAATCTTGGGATCATCAATCCGCGCAGCCGCAACGGTTACGTTTGGTTACGCAAAAACTGGACTCCTAAAAAATGAAGGTTTGAAGCGTGCCGGAAACATCTACGTTAAAGATATCGGAGTTTACAAGTACCCTGACTTCGACGCTGAACAAGCTTCAGCAGAATAG
- the pgmB gene encoding beta-phosphoglucomutase codes for MTFENIKGFAFDMDGVLADTAKFHSIAWRQIAEEVGTTWTPELAENLKGIDRMGSLDLILTTGGMADEYDLAAREALATKKNDNYRNLISELTPDDALPGMREFLAELKAAGYKMSIASASKNAGFIVDRLGISDYFEAIVDPASVAAGKPDPAIFKAAADVLNLAPEEVIGLEDSGAGIQSINGAGEMSVGIGDADALSDADILFASTKDVTLANIKANWPK; via the coding sequence ATGACATTTGAAAATATTAAAGGATTCGCATTTGATATGGATGGTGTTTTGGCTGATACAGCCAAATTCCATTCAATTGCCTGGCGTCAAATTGCAGAAGAAGTTGGGACAACATGGACACCAGAATTAGCTGAAAATCTAAAAGGAATTGACCGTATGGGTTCTTTGGATTTGATTCTAACGACGGGTGGTATGGCTGATGAATATGATTTGGCAGCCCGAGAAGCGTTGGCGACTAAGAAGAATGATAACTACCGTAATTTGATTTCAGAATTAACGCCTGATGATGCCTTACCAGGCATGCGTGAATTCTTGGCTGAATTAAAAGCGGCAGGGTACAAGATGAGTATTGCGTCGGCATCAAAGAATGCTGGTTTTATCGTCGATCGGTTGGGTATCTCAGATTACTTTGAAGCGATTGTTGATCCAGCATCTGTTGCGGCAGGAAAGCCAGATCCAGCCATTTTTAAAGCAGCTGCGGACGTATTGAACTTAGCACCTGAAGAAGTAATTGGATTGGAAGATTCTGGCGCTGGGATTCAATCAATTAATGGTGCGGGTGAAATGTCCGTGGGAATTGGGGATGCAGATGCCCTAAGTGATGCAGATATTCTATTTGCTTCAACCAAAGATGTGACACTTGCAAATATTAAGGCTAACTGGCCTAAGTAA
- a CDS encoding glycoside hydrolase family 65 protein: protein MAEKAWRLMYNGLETEKRAYGQESLLTLGNGYVGWRGASVFQSFDEHNYPGLYVAGVFNQTRTEVANKDVVNEDMVNLPNPQLFKLTLDDQPVVINHDTITHREAGVDFQNGLFTEELTVAVPQGQLTLRTVKAVDPKQYHMLGIQLAITADFSAQLQVESIIDGTLLNQNVARYRAFDSREFNVTEIAGDILTAKTRSTDIDIVVGAETTSDVMTFQNVEGPADMQVSTGEVTLQTNQTVQIDKLIAIGTSYELSEPLVFVQAALATHSVDKVIESSTAYWQEVWETADIQLDSDDPDMQLMIRMNIFHIRQAAQHEANKDLDASVGSRGLTGEGYRGHIFWDEIFVVPYYAANDPETARDILRYRIKRIDAAKKNAILDGEAGAMFPWQSGMYGDEQSQFIHLNTVNNEWEPDNSRLQRHVSLTIAYNIWVYTQITGDTSLLREGGLELLLETTKFWLNKAEEDADGRYHIAGVMGPDEYHEAYPGTEAGGIKDNAYTNLMLTWSLNWLLELAETQTEMFESVAHETDFGSDWLNLAKNVSKGLALEISPEGIIAQYAGYFDLEAVDFAAYEAKYGDIHRIDRLLKAEGLSPDDYQVAKQADTLMTIYNLGNRHMAKLVAQLGYDLPENWLALNKDYYLARTVHGSTTSRPVFAGIDVTLNNMDEALDYLTTAIGSDYYDIQGGTTAEGVHIGVMGETLEVIQNEFGGVMLRDGLVSIAPNLPTSWHRLAFTQKYRGTMLTFEMTPEAVTVMADAPLDVEVYGQPVSLAANTAQTFTKG from the coding sequence ATGGCAGAAAAAGCATGGCGTTTAATGTATAACGGGTTAGAAACGGAAAAACGTGCCTACGGACAAGAATCACTTTTGACATTGGGAAATGGATATGTTGGTTGGCGTGGTGCATCAGTATTTCAATCATTTGATGAACACAACTATCCCGGACTATATGTTGCAGGTGTCTTTAATCAAACACGAACAGAAGTTGCGAACAAAGATGTTGTGAACGAAGATATGGTCAATCTGCCAAATCCACAGCTATTTAAATTAACTTTGGATGACCAACCAGTCGTCATTAACCATGACACGATTACACATCGTGAAGCCGGGGTTGATTTCCAAAACGGTTTGTTCACCGAAGAACTAACCGTAGCCGTGCCACAAGGTCAATTGACTTTACGTACAGTGAAAGCGGTCGACCCTAAGCAATACCACATGCTAGGAATTCAACTGGCGATTACAGCTGATTTTTCAGCACAATTGCAAGTAGAAAGTATCATTGATGGAACTCTTTTGAATCAAAACGTTGCACGTTACCGTGCATTTGATTCACGTGAATTCAATGTAACTGAAATTGCTGGTGATATTTTAACTGCTAAGACACGTAGTACTGATATTGATATTGTCGTTGGTGCTGAAACAACTAGTGATGTGATGACATTCCAAAATGTTGAAGGTCCGGCAGACATGCAAGTGTCAACGGGTGAAGTTACACTACAAACAAATCAAACGGTACAAATTGATAAGTTAATTGCAATTGGTACAAGTTATGAATTGTCAGAACCACTAGTATTTGTTCAAGCAGCTTTGGCTACACATAGTGTTGATAAGGTAATTGAAAGTAGTACAGCATACTGGCAAGAAGTTTGGGAAACGGCGGACATTCAATTAGACTCTGACGATCCTGACATGCAATTGATGATTCGTATGAATATCTTCCATATTCGTCAAGCGGCGCAACATGAGGCCAATAAGGATTTAGATGCATCCGTTGGGTCACGTGGGTTAACAGGTGAAGGATATCGTGGACACATCTTCTGGGATGAAATCTTTGTGGTGCCATATTATGCTGCGAATGATCCAGAAACAGCACGCGATATCTTGCGTTACCGAATCAAGCGTATTGATGCGGCGAAGAAGAATGCTATTTTAGACGGTGAAGCTGGGGCGATGTTCCCATGGCAATCAGGGATGTACGGAGATGAACAATCACAGTTCATCCATTTGAACACCGTTAACAATGAATGGGAACCAGACAATTCTCGCCTACAACGTCACGTGTCATTGACCATTGCTTACAACATTTGGGTCTACACACAAATCACAGGTGATACATCATTACTACGTGAAGGTGGTCTGGAATTGTTGTTGGAAACAACAAAGTTCTGGTTGAACAAGGCTGAAGAAGATGCAGATGGACGTTACCACATTGCTGGAGTTATGGGACCTGACGAATATCATGAAGCATACCCAGGTACAGAAGCCGGTGGGATTAAGGATAATGCCTACACGAATTTGATGCTGACATGGTCATTGAACTGGTTGCTTGAATTAGCTGAAACGCAAACAGAAATGTTTGAATCAGTTGCACATGAAACAGACTTTGGTTCAGATTGGCTAAACCTAGCCAAGAATGTTTCTAAGGGATTAGCGTTAGAAATTAGTCCTGAAGGAATCATTGCGCAATATGCGGGTTACTTTGATTTAGAAGCGGTAGATTTTGCAGCATATGAAGCGAAGTACGGCGACATTCACCGTATCGATCGTTTGTTGAAGGCAGAAGGATTGTCACCAGATGATTACCAAGTCGCCAAGCAAGCAGACACGCTAATGACCATTTACAACTTAGGTAATCGTCATATGGCCAAGCTTGTTGCGCAACTTGGTTACGACTTACCAGAGAATTGGTTGGCCTTGAATAAGGATTATTATCTAGCGCGTACAGTCCACGGTTCAACAACTTCACGTCCGGTATTTGCTGGAATTGATGTGACTTTGAATAATATGGATGAAGCCCTAGATTACCTAACAACTGCGATTGGTTCTGACTACTATGACATTCAAGGTGGAACCACTGCAGAAGGTGTTCACATTGGTGTTATGGGTGAAACATTAGAAGTCATTCAAAATGAATTTGGTGGGGTAATGTTACGTGATGGATTGGTCTCAATTGCACCAAATCTACCAACGTCTTGGCATCGTCTAGCCTTTACGCAAAAGTACCGTGGCACAATGTTGACGTTTGAAATGACACCTGAAGCAGTGACTGTAATGGCTGATGCACCATTGGATGTTGAAGTATATGGACAACCAGTTTCATTGGCTGCGAATACGGCACAGACTTTTACTAAAGGATAA